The region TTATATCCGCCGAGCATCTCTATTTTCTATTTAACCGGAAATGCCGGCGCGAAACAACGCGCCCGCAATATTTTTCACCCGCGCCCGCAAAAAATTTGCGTGGCTGCGGCCGCCAAAGGCCCCTTCGAATAACAAGCCGTTTTCACGGTACATTTCAAAGAGCCCTTTCCAAAACAGAAGAAGGGACCAGCCCGATGGCTGACCCCTCCTGATTATTCTGGCGCACCGGGCAGTTGCCTCCCCGGCCGACCTTCAGCGGGCCTTTTGCTAGAAAGACCCGTTATTTGGTTCTGCTACCAAAGGCCACCCACCCCATTAACCGAGTGGCCTGTCGACTAAAACTATAGCCGACCGGGATGAAAAATCAACAAAAACCGTGTGGAATTCCTATGTATCACTAGGCGATCTGCTGGATCAGCTCCACCATCAGGCCGTCCTCGGTGAGAAAGCAGAACAGCCGGATGCTCCGGCCCGAGGGGTCGATCATCTCCAGGGGCTCGCTCAGGGGGGCCCAGCCCGCCCGGCGCAGCCCGGCGTGGGCCGCGTCCAGGTCGGCCACTGTCAGGCTGATGCCGAAGCGGCCCGCCGCGCCGGGCTCCGGGGTTTCGGCCTGGGGCCGGGTCTGGCGCACCAGCTCCAGGCAGACCTTCTGCTTGGGGTGCTTGAGGAAAACCATGTTCGCCTGGAAGTCGTCCTTGCCCAGCAGGGCGGAGATGCGCGAGCCTTGCACCCCGTCCAGACGTTGAATCTCCTCCAGGCCCAGGATGCCGCAAAACAGCTCCAGGGCCCGCTCCATATCTTCCACAAATACCGACACGTGATGTATGTGAGCGGACAAGGTCCTCTCCTCGCGATGATTGATTCAGGTGCTGAGAATGATCACGGTGCAGGACTTGGTGTCTCCGGCCTTGTCCCCGCCCATGCAATGGGCCAGGCCCACCCGGGCGCCGGGAATCTGGCGGGTTTCGGCCCGGCCGCGCAGCTGGCTCACCAGCTCCACCACCTGGGCCACGCCGGTGGCGCCCACCGGGTGCCCCCGGCTGAGCAACCCGCCGGAGGGGTTCACCGGCACCCGCCCCCCCAGGGAGGCGTGCCCCTCGGCCACGAAGCGTCCGCCCTCGCCGGGCGGGCACAGGCCCAGGGCCTCGTAGTGCAGAATCTCCGAGATGCTAAAGGCGTCGTGGCACTCCACCAGGTCCAGGTCCACCGGGCCCATGCCTGCCTTTTCATAGGCCTGGCCGCAGACCCGGTAGTCGGTCTCCCAGCTGGCCAGGTTCTGGGGCGAGCGGTAGTCGCCGGTGCCCAGCACCGCCGCGTCCACCCGCACCGCGTCCCCGCCCAGCTCCTTGGCCGCCGAGGGCGAGCAGACCAGCGCGGCGGCCGCGCCGTCGGCGATGGGGCAGCATTGCAGCCGGGTGAGCGGGTCCACGATCATGGGCGCGGCCAGCACCTCGTCCACGGTTATGGCCTCGCGGAACATGGCCACCGGGTTCCGGGCGGCGTGGGCCCGGTTTTTCACCGCCACCAGGGCCAGTTCTTCCAGGCTGGTGTCGAACTCAGCCATGTGGCGCTTGGCCCGCAGGGCGAAGCTGGCCGGGGCCACCAGGCCCAGCTGGGTGTCCCACTCGCTCTCCCCGGAGTTGATCAGCCCGAACTCGGGCACGCACATCTTCTCCGCGCCCACCGCCAGGGCCACCTCGGCCTGGCCCGCGGCCACGGCGTTGCAGGCCAGGTAGAAGGCGGTGGAGCCGGAGGTGCAGGCGTTCTCCACGTTGACCACCGGCACCCGGTTGATGCCCACCTCCCAGAACACGTTCTGGCCGATGGTGCTATCCCCGAAAAGGCGGCTGCTCACCGCGTTGGCGAAGAAACAGGCCTCCACCCGCTCCGGCCCGATGCCCGCGTCCTTCAGGGCCAGATAGGCGGCCTCGGCCCCCATGTCCACCACCGTGCGCTCCGGGTGCTTGCCAAAGGGGATCATCCCCGCCCCGATTACCATGGGCTTAGGCATCGCCGCCCTCCCCCGCCGCCAGGCCGAAGAAGGGGCGCGCGCAGGGCTCGCCCCGGTTGTCCAACCCCAGGGGGGCGGTTCTCAGCTCCACCCGGCTGCCCATGGCCAGATCCTCGATGCGGCCGGGGTCCAGCAGGCCGAAGACGCGCAGGCCGCTTTCGGTCAGGTCCACGAAGCCCACCGCATAGGGATGA is a window of Desulfarculaceae bacterium DNA encoding:
- a CDS encoding VOC family protein, which produces MSAHIHHVSVFVEDMERALELFCGILGLEEIQRLDGVQGSRISALLGKDDFQANMVFLKHPKQKVCLELVRQTRPQAETPEPGAAGRFGISLTVADLDAAHAGLRRAGWAPLSEPLEMIDPSGRSIRLFCFLTEDGLMVELIQQIA
- a CDS encoding thiolase family protein, whose protein sequence is MPKPMVIGAGMIPFGKHPERTVVDMGAEAAYLALKDAGIGPERVEACFFANAVSSRLFGDSTIGQNVFWEVGINRVPVVNVENACTSGSTAFYLACNAVAAGQAEVALAVGAEKMCVPEFGLINSGESEWDTQLGLVAPASFALRAKRHMAEFDTSLEELALVAVKNRAHAARNPVAMFREAITVDEVLAAPMIVDPLTRLQCCPIADGAAAALVCSPSAAKELGGDAVRVDAAVLGTGDYRSPQNLASWETDYRVCGQAYEKAGMGPVDLDLVECHDAFSISEILHYEALGLCPPGEGGRFVAEGHASLGGRVPVNPSGGLLSRGHPVGATGVAQVVELVSQLRGRAETRQIPGARVGLAHCMGGDKAGDTKSCTVIILST
- a CDS encoding OB-fold domain-containing protein, whose amino-acid sequence is MGRDREGAPHLIGGRCPDCGRDFFPRPRYCPSCLGPLEERSLGGDGVIHSFTVVRVRPPLGLPHPYAVGFVDLTESGLRVFGLLDPGRIEDLAMGSRVELRTAPLGLDNRGEPCARPFFGLAAGEGGDA